The Citrus sinensis cultivar Valencia sweet orange chromosome 4, DVS_A1.0, whole genome shotgun sequence DNA segment GCAGCTACATAATTTAGTTCTCTGCTTAAGGATTTTCACAAACAGTCCACATTTAACTATTTCAATGAGGAGCTAAGTTTTCAACTCAAAACAAATGTTATTAAACATACACAAAAACCTATAATTTTCAGTTGTAACTTATGAAGTTAAGAACATTGAATCACCTGAACAAGTATAAAAACAGAGTAATTTACCAGTGAATAAAAAAGGATTACTCTTAACAATTTACTAGACTTCGAATATTCATGTAAGTGACTAAACATTGTTCACTGACAAAAGAATCAAAGAACTGAAATCAGAGGGAATACAATAGAGCCAGCAAAGCATAACCACAGGTCAATGCAAATGAAAAGACATGCTGCTGacttttttatgaataaaatcatcaatacacaaataataattactatgaCAATGAAATAGTACAAATTTGGTAACTttcagttaaaaaattatgtcagAACATCCTAAAATCAAGAGAGACAACTATAGATTAACATTGCTAGAGTTAAGGGAACTCCTAGATATAAACTGAACACCAATAAACCAGAAGAGACATGTTGCCAATAGAGGAtgcaaattaaataacataacAAGTCTTTACCTGGAAAACCCTAAGCAGTGCAGCGCGTTTCTGCTTCCGTTTCTGTTTCCAATGATTATACACAGCTAGTACTACTTCCTTCCGACCTAGCTCCAAACAAAGATTAACCGCTGCTTCCTCATTAGAGTAATCATCAGGACTACAAAAGTAAGCCTTCTCAAAGGCATCAACTATCAACTCAAAAGTATCCTCTGAAACATGTTCGTGAAGTTCATTTTCTGTAACAAACTCATTATTGAACTTCTTTAGCcattcttcatcttcagaaTCCATATCATAGTTTGCAGTCCTCTTTGCCAAAGCTCTTGACACCTCATCAACATTTACAGAGATGTATGAATCGGGTCGGCAAAATGGAACAGTATTACTATCCTCATATCCTAACACCTCATATACCCCAGGAATGGGTATAACCTTAGAAACGGAAACCTGTGCATTTCGATCAGAACACTCCTTATAAAGATCCTTGAAATTGAGCCAATCTTGTCTGTTGGAAAATTCGAGTTTCCAATTATCATCCCCAGCCCATAAAATAGCATGGGTGAAGCGGTTAAAGGACGAGGGTCTCATAATTCTCTGGGCCTTGAACGAGTATCTTGTTTCTCCATCTTTCTTGACTACAAGGTGCCACTCCTTTGAATGAGACATTTCTAAAATGACATTGGCTCCTTCTACCCTGCAACATCTGTCTGATTCCATAACCAATATGCTCACACAGCAGCAAGATCGATCCAAGTCTAGCATCAATGAATCCACAGTAGAACTAACTTCTTTAATGCTCAGAACAGAACTATGCTGCAGTGAACTCCTAAGCTTGCTCTTGGACACTGCAGAAGATGAAGGGATGCTACTTTTCCTACAACTAGTTAAATCAGAAACTAAGGCTCCACTAGCTTTCTGTGAGCCAATCAGAGAAGGGTTCCTAGCTCTCCTCCTCCTCAACGAACTCCTCCTCTTCTGAATTGCACGAGAATTCAGTGAACTTCTATACTGCACATTGCGTGCAGCTAATTTGGAAGATCTAACAGAAGGATGTAACGCCACTTTATTGACACTGTTATCAACTACAGGCGTCACGGTTTTAGACTCACATACATAATCTACATCTTCCTCCTCAGAAGAATCGTCCTCAGAAGCTGAACTATTTACAGAAGGTGGACGCATGAATCTAACAAGCATACAGTGATGAATATACATAAAACAAGACGGAACAGCAGAAAAATCCAGAGAAAACATTGGAATGAGTTGCATGGTCCCAAAAATCCGGCACATTCCAGTGCGAGCAATGGGAGGATCCTGATACAAGATCGACCAAAGAAAGGCACAAATAAATATACTAAGCATAAATCTCAACAATGCATTTCAATAACACCTAAAAGTACAAACAAGCCTATTCATGTTAACCACATTGAATTGGTTACATAAACACCAATGCATACTGCAATTCAATAAAGATACAATCTTTTACATCCATACTGcaattcaagaacaaaaaacaaaacataccCACGAAAAACGAATTCCACGCAAAGAGAAAACTCCAGAAATGGTCTCCGAAAGCAAAAAGGAAGCAAGCCGAGGCAGCTCCACAGTTGCCCTTCTCATGCATCCCAAAACAGAACTCAAAAAGGAAACTAAAAACCCACTAGAAGAACTCTCCAAACCAACACCAAACACACTAAAAGGCACTATCTTTTCACTCTTCTTCCTTCTTTGCCTGCGAGAAAACTGTATCCCAtacttcttcttctccaaAATCTTACTTTTTTCACCATCATT contains these protein-coding regions:
- the LOC102612244 gene encoding uncharacterized protein LOC102612244; translated protein: MPSVGMRRTTRVFGVVKGVDGARVLRSGRRLWPDSGDGKLRRTNYGDDWYHHPVINKKNGGPGGPKCKPNGWAAHLDDLKVYANNDEKKEVKMCKKVKEELKGADLMYGIVYSRKRKRNDGEKSKILEKKKYGIQFSRRQRRKKSEKIVPFSVFGVGLESSSSGFLVSFLSSVLGCMRRATVELPRLASFLLSETISGVFSLRGIRFSWDPPIARTGMCRIFGTMQLIPMFSLDFSAVPSCFMYIHHCMLVRFMRPPSVNSSASEDDSSEEEDVDYVCESKTVTPVVDNSVNKVALHPSVRSSKLAARNVQYRSSLNSRAIQKRRSSLRRRRARNPSLIGSQKASGALVSDLTSCRKSSIPSSSAVSKSKLRSSLQHSSVLSIKEVSSTVDSLMLDLDRSCCCVSILVMESDRCCRVEGANVILEMSHSKEWHLVVKKDGETRYSFKAQRIMRPSSFNRFTHAILWAGDDNWKLEFSNRQDWLNFKDLYKECSDRNAQVSVSKVIPIPGVYEVLGYEDSNTVPFCRPDSYISVNVDEVSRALAKRTANYDMDSEDEEWLKKFNNEFVTENELHEHVSEDTFELIVDAFEKAYFCSPDDYSNEEAAVNLCLELGRKEVVLAVYNHWKQKRKQKRAALLRVFQGRQPKKPSLIPKPALRKRRSFKRQASQPGRGKPPVVLLPEVVTQQDALEEQNAMRRVEEAKASAKRSLEEAVLKRQRAQLLMQNADLATYKATMALRIAEAAQVAESADAAADHFLD